A part of Blastopirellula retiformator genomic DNA contains:
- a CDS encoding P-loop NTPase family protein, producing the protein MVSTNPFASRQVRPGAIPFQFSSDPSAEQIVEGLRDVGWRGAILGPHGSGKSTLLDTLSPLWRKYGLTERRVTFHRSAPSTGTLSPPDDLEILVVDGFEQLSWLKRRWFLWRSAPRIRELTNRRILVTAHAEIGLPVVYRTQPSEEMAVQLAEMLQRDVDPLVTADDARMMCRRHQGDLRETLFQLYHLYESRRA; encoded by the coding sequence GTGGTTAGCACGAACCCGTTCGCCAGTCGGCAGGTTCGTCCGGGGGCGATCCCGTTTCAATTCTCCTCAGACCCGTCGGCCGAGCAGATCGTCGAGGGACTCCGCGACGTCGGTTGGCGGGGCGCCATCCTCGGTCCGCACGGCTCGGGCAAGTCGACGCTGTTAGATACGCTATCTCCACTGTGGCGTAAGTACGGCCTGACCGAACGACGGGTCACGTTCCACCGCAGCGCTCCATCTACCGGAACATTAAGTCCGCCTGACGACCTCGAGATTTTAGTCGTCGACGGGTTTGAACAACTCTCTTGGCTCAAGCGACGCTGGTTCCTGTGGCGGAGCGCTCCTCGTATCCGAGAGTTAACGAACCGGCGAATCTTGGTAACGGCCCACGCAGAAATCGGCCTACCGGTCGTCTACCGCACGCAGCCGTCCGAAGAGATGGCGGTTCAGCTTGCCGAGATGTTACAGCGTGATGTCGATCCTCTGGTTACTGCCGACGACGCGCGAATGATGTGCCGCCGCCATCAGGGCGACCTTCGCGAGACGTTGTTCCAGTTGTATCACCTGTACGAGTCGCGGCGAGCGTAA
- a CDS encoding ABC transporter ATP-binding protein, with the protein MFFASLLFLGSIGLVAVVASIAFESVVATYLFPEATYVSGKCVVMETNLGEKQLDGGEVRYQPMILVHVHTKKDDYYGWTYRRNPTWYSDRETAEQIVAGFRPGWEYPCWYASYDPSTVILRRSTSFALWIVLLVFASFATIGAIGMFYTLLLFGASAERRSALAKSAQKIELIGDLLPPSAYPNIPSGDNLTNSPGVRLAYRLPIEVSPAWWLFATLLFSLIWSGMTAVFALAAIADLERREPNWFLILLTIAAIAVGVWSIYHFLRQIALHTRVGPTYIEISNHPLLPGRDYKLHLSQAGRMHIKKMRVTLVCEEEATFLHGTDVRTETAKVYDAEVANFRGLVVRPGAPFEEQLHFQIPPAAMHSFKSSHNAVHWKLLVDLDAKGAGRQVRSFPIIVYPPV; encoded by the coding sequence ATGTTTTTCGCTTCACTGCTGTTTCTGGGCTCGATTGGCCTGGTCGCGGTGGTGGCGTCGATTGCGTTCGAATCGGTCGTGGCGACCTATCTGTTTCCGGAAGCGACCTACGTCTCGGGAAAATGCGTCGTAATGGAGACCAATCTCGGCGAGAAACAGCTGGATGGCGGCGAAGTTCGCTATCAGCCGATGATCCTGGTCCATGTCCACACCAAAAAGGACGACTATTACGGCTGGACCTATCGCCGCAATCCGACCTGGTACTCCGATCGCGAAACGGCCGAGCAGATCGTCGCCGGCTTCCGTCCGGGCTGGGAATATCCTTGTTGGTACGCATCGTATGATCCGTCGACGGTGATCCTGCGGCGTTCGACCAGTTTCGCCCTATGGATCGTGCTGCTCGTCTTCGCCTCGTTTGCAACGATCGGCGCGATCGGCATGTTCTATACGCTGCTGCTGTTTGGCGCTTCGGCCGAGCGGCGATCGGCCCTTGCGAAAAGTGCGCAGAAGATCGAATTGATCGGCGATCTGTTGCCCCCGTCCGCCTATCCCAATATTCCTAGCGGCGACAACCTGACCAACAGCCCCGGCGTTCGCTTGGCCTATCGCTTGCCGATCGAAGTTTCGCCGGCGTGGTGGTTGTTCGCCACGCTGCTATTCAGTTTGATCTGGAGCGGCATGACGGCGGTTTTCGCCCTGGCGGCGATCGCCGATCTCGAGCGCCGCGAGCCGAACTGGTTTCTGATCTTGCTGACGATTGCGGCGATCGCGGTCGGCGTCTGGTCGATCTACCATTTCCTCCGCCAGATCGCGCTGCATACCCGCGTCGGCCCGACGTATATCGAAATCTCCAACCATCCGCTTTTGCCGGGACGCGACTACAAACTGCACCTGTCGCAAGCGGGACGGATGCACATCAAGAAGATGCGGGTTACGCTGGTCTGCGAAGAGGAGGCGACTTTTCTGCATGGGACCGACGTCCGGACCGAGACCGCCAAGGTCTACGACGCCGAAGTCGCGAATTTCCGCGGGTTGGTGGTTCGTCCCGGCGCCCCGTTTGAAGAGCAATTACACTTTCAGATACCCCCTGCGGCGATGCACTCGTTTAAATCGAGCCACAACGCCGTCCACTGGAAGCTGCTGGTCGATCTCGACGCCAAAGGCGCCGGTCGCCAGGTGCGCAGCTTTCCGATCATCGTTTATCCGCCGGTCTAA